A window of the Pogona vitticeps strain Pit_001003342236 chromosome 4, PviZW2.1, whole genome shotgun sequence genome harbors these coding sequences:
- the NRSN2 gene encoding neurensin-2, translating to MPTTDEPLCGCHRGPNVERGKWYGVRSYLHLFYEDCTGASLDDDLEESLPGPATPGWTSVLWKVSFSAGSLLLLVGAAALATGSLLPHKLERIGEAEFLVLDQEAAEYNHALGVCRAVGLALCALGAALLVTCLLSSGLSKMSPWVQRGEEEAGKEDQLSPILAREASSRRWGTLLEGPPVPFRASWAQRIQPSRDP from the exons ATGCCCACAACGGACGAGCCTTTGTGCGGTTGCCACCGGGGCCCCAACGTGGAGCGAGGGAAGTGGTATGGCGTCCGTTCCTATCTGCATCTTTTCTATGAGGACTGCACTGGAGCCAGTCTGGACGATGACCTCGAGGAGTCCCTGCCCGGTCCGGCCACTCCTGGATGGACCTCCGTCCTTTGGAAG GTCAGTTTCTCGGCGGGGAGCCTGCTGTTACTTGTTGGAGCAGCCGCCCTGGCCACAGGATCCCTCCTGCCCCACAAACTGGAAAGGATTGGAGAAGCCGAGTTCCTGGTCCTCGATCAAGAGGCGGCGGAGTACAACCACGCCCTGGGGGTTTGCCGCGCCGTGGGCCTGGCGCTGTGTGCCCTCGGGGCCGCTCTCTTGGTCACCTGCCTTCTCTCCTCTGGGCTGAGCAAAATGAGCCCGTGGGTCCAGAGGGGTGAGGAAGAGGCTGGCAAGGAGGACCAGCTTTCTCCCATCCTGGCGCGAGAGGCGTCCTCCAGGCGATGGGGCACCCTCCTTGAGGGGCCACCGGTGCCCTTCCGAGCATCCTGGGCGCAGCGGATCCAGCCGAGCAGAGACCCTTAA